In Microbacterium galbinum, a single window of DNA contains:
- the prfA gene encoding peptide chain release factor 1: MFESVQALIDEHRRVQEELSDPAVHADAARAKRVNRRYAELSRIVAAYEAWVAASDDLDAARELAREDEAFAAEVPGLEAGLQAAQEKLRRLLIPRDPDDARDVIMEIKAGEGGAESALFAADLLRMYVQYAASMGWKTELLERNESDLGGYKDVQVAIKGSSTDPAQGVWAHLKYEGGVHRVQRVPATESQGRIHTSTTGVLVFPEVDEPDEIEINQNDLKIDVFRSSGPGGQSVNTTDSAVRITHVPTGIVVSMQNEKSQLQNREAGMRVLRARLLAKQQEELDAAASDARRSQIRGMDRSERIRTYNFPENRIADHRTGFKAYNLDQVMDGALGPIIESAITTDEEARLAAVGTES; the protein is encoded by the coding sequence GTGTTCGAGTCCGTCCAGGCTCTGATCGACGAGCACCGCCGGGTCCAGGAGGAACTCTCCGACCCGGCGGTGCACGCCGACGCCGCGCGTGCCAAGCGTGTGAACCGCCGCTATGCCGAGCTGTCGCGCATCGTCGCCGCGTACGAGGCATGGGTCGCGGCATCCGACGACCTGGATGCCGCGCGCGAGCTCGCTCGTGAGGACGAGGCCTTCGCGGCGGAGGTCCCCGGACTCGAGGCCGGGCTGCAGGCCGCGCAGGAGAAGCTCCGGCGACTCCTCATCCCGCGTGACCCGGATGACGCCCGTGATGTGATCATGGAGATCAAGGCGGGGGAGGGCGGCGCCGAGAGCGCGCTCTTCGCGGCCGATCTGCTGCGCATGTACGTGCAGTACGCGGCGTCGATGGGATGGAAGACCGAGCTGCTCGAGCGCAACGAGTCCGATCTCGGTGGCTACAAGGACGTCCAGGTCGCGATCAAGGGATCCTCGACCGACCCGGCGCAGGGCGTCTGGGCGCACCTCAAGTACGAGGGTGGTGTGCACCGCGTGCAGCGCGTGCCGGCGACCGAGTCGCAGGGACGTATCCACACCTCGACCACCGGTGTGCTCGTCTTCCCGGAGGTCGACGAGCCCGACGAGATCGAGATCAACCAGAACGATCTCAAGATCGATGTCTTCCGCTCTTCGGGGCCGGGCGGGCAGTCGGTCAACACGACCGACTCCGCGGTGCGCATCACGCACGTTCCGACGGGCATCGTCGTCTCCATGCAGAACGAGAAGTCGCAGCTGCAGAACCGCGAGGCGGGAATGCGCGTGCTCCGTGCGCGGCTGCTCGCGAAGCAGCAGGAGGAGCTCGATGCGGCGGCATCCGATGCTCGCCGGTCGCAGATCCGCGGCATGGACCGGTCCGAGCGGATCCGCACCTACAACTTCCCCGAGAACCGCATCGCGGATCACCGCACGGGATTCAAGGCCTACAACCTCGATCAGGTGATGGACGGCGCGCTCGGACCGATCATCGAATCGGCGATCACGACCGACGAAGAGGCCCGGCTCGCCGCCGTCGGCACCGAGTCCTGA